A genomic segment from Nitratiruptor sp. YY08-10 encodes:
- a CDS encoding NAD(P)/FAD-dependent oxidoreductase: MRKVVVIGGGYGGIKALEEFARNDQNIEVTLIDQHTYHYLQTESYDLVASKIPIQESFIYLPTLVASFGKNFHFIHDEAVAIKEDQVVCKEGTYPFDYCVIATGSVTKFLQGFEKKGKHSLGVKSLRAALHIKQYFEEELFARLEPKRAKRSFRVIVIGGGLSGVEIAAEMRCYFNQYVKENALSCGNIEIQLLSKHILKGVDQKTRDKAVKRLRQLGVSLVPQYVNEITEQKAILSGGETIDFDFAIFAGGIEPSPFIQNLEYTKDARGFLVVDEYLRVEKNIFAVGDVAVLKDKEGNLIPPTAQSAEQSGVIAAKNILQAISNQPLQRADIRLRGLAIALGGKYAIIVTPFGFQISGILGWIGKKAIEKGYKWPLKLKAKQGFEKLTACKGEK, translated from the coding sequence ATGAGAAAAGTGGTTGTCATAGGCGGTGGATACGGAGGGATAAAGGCTTTGGAAGAGTTTGCAAGAAATGATCAAAATATTGAAGTAACACTTATTGATCAACACACCTATCACTATCTTCAAACGGAGAGTTACGATCTTGTTGCTTCGAAAATCCCAATTCAAGAGAGTTTTATCTATTTGCCAACATTGGTTGCCAGTTTTGGTAAAAATTTTCATTTTATCCACGATGAAGCGGTTGCTATCAAAGAAGATCAAGTTGTATGCAAAGAAGGGACTTATCCTTTTGATTATTGCGTTATTGCAACTGGAAGCGTGACAAAGTTTTTGCAAGGATTTGAGAAAAAAGGAAAACACTCTTTGGGTGTCAAAAGTCTGCGTGCGGCTCTTCATATAAAACAGTATTTTGAAGAGGAACTCTTTGCAAGACTTGAACCAAAAAGAGCGAAAAGAAGTTTTCGAGTCATTGTCATTGGTGGGGGTTTGAGTGGGGTAGAGATAGCAGCCGAAATGCGATGTTATTTCAACCAATATGTAAAAGAAAATGCTCTGAGTTGTGGAAATATCGAAATCCAACTTCTTTCGAAACATATTCTAAAAGGAGTTGATCAGAAAACACGCGATAAGGCTGTAAAAAGGTTGCGACAATTAGGTGTTTCTTTAGTTCCTCAATATGTCAATGAAATTACAGAACAAAAGGCGATACTTAGTGGTGGAGAAACGATAGATTTTGATTTTGCCATATTTGCCGGAGGAATTGAGCCCTCACCTTTTATTCAAAATCTTGAATATACAAAAGATGCGAGAGGATTTTTGGTCGTTGATGAGTATTTGCGAGTAGAAAAAAATATCTTTGCTGTAGGTGATGTGGCAGTTTTAAAAGATAAAGAAGGAAATCTTATTCCTCCCACAGCACAAAGTGCTGAGCAAAGTGGAGTAATTGCCGCTAAAAATATCCTTCAGGCCATTTCCAACCAACCTTTGCAAAGAGCCGATATCAGACTGCGTGGACTAGCCATTGCTCTAGGTGGAAAATATGCGATAATAGTAACTCCTTTTGGTTTTCAAATCAGTGGGATTCTGGGTTGGATTGGCAAAAAAGCGATAGAAAAAGGATATAAATGGCCTCTTAAATTGAAAGCCAAGCAGGGGTTTGAAAAATTAACGGCGTGTAAAGGAGAAAAATGA
- a CDS encoding YaaA family protein, with protein sequence MKILFAPSEAKRSGGDHQKMQFCFNIDRETILQKYDEIVKHGSKEAVLKLFGTKELLDVDIFHTPTLKAVRRYIGVAYEYLDYDSLHPLYQEFIDEHLIIFSNLFGPLCAKDLIPFYKLKQGEAVGDIKPEKLYAPLCKNLLQDEEILDLRAGYYEKFYKPNFSLKMKFIKNGKVVSHWAKAYRGKILRQIAENQIDSFKKLRDFSFEGLRLKEIISKKSEEIWVMKIEEH encoded by the coding sequence ATGAAGATTCTTTTTGCTCCAAGTGAAGCGAAACGATCAGGTGGTGATCATCAAAAGATGCAGTTTTGTTTTAATATCGATAGAGAAACGATTTTGCAAAAATATGATGAAATTGTAAAACATGGAAGCAAAGAGGCGGTATTGAAACTTTTCGGTACAAAAGAGTTGTTGGATGTTGATATTTTTCATACCCCTACCCTCAAAGCTGTTCGAAGATACATCGGTGTTGCGTATGAGTATCTTGATTACGACTCTCTCCATCCGCTCTATCAAGAATTCATTGATGAGCACCTTATTATTTTTTCAAATCTTTTTGGTCCACTATGTGCAAAGGATTTGATTCCCTTTTACAAATTAAAACAAGGCGAAGCAGTTGGGGATATAAAACCAGAGAAATTGTACGCCCCACTTTGCAAAAACTTGCTACAAGATGAAGAGATTTTAGATTTGAGGGCTGGATATTATGAAAAATTTTACAAACCAAACTTTTCTTTGAAGATGAAATTTATCAAAAATGGCAAAGTGGTAAGCCACTGGGCAAAGGCATACAGGGGGAAAATTCTTCGTCAAATTGCCGAAAATCAAATCGATAGCTTTAAAAAACTAAGAGATTTTTCTTTTGAAGGATTGCGGCTCAAAGAGATTATCAGCAAAAAAAGTGAAGAGATATGGGTAATGAAGATAGAGGAGCATTGA
- the hypF gene encoding carbamoyltransferase HypF, whose amino-acid sequence MRIFVKGIVQGVGFRPFVYKLANELGLTGFIRNCSDGVEIVIEGKNEELFLEHLQSKLPPLAKIFSLHIQNTPKQNFQQFTIIQSQEGQKETFLSPDISICDACLQDLFDPQSRRYRYPLINCTNCGPRFTIIKDLPYDRKNTSMAKFPMCQECQKEYNDPNSRFFHAQPIGCNSCGPKLFYESSSGYEAIEAVAKDILIGNIVAIKGVGGYHLVCLPKSAHKLRQIKKRPKKPFALMFKSIGKIKEVCHINEYEENLITSKERPIVIVKAKKCFKDVAPDIDRLGVFLPYSPIYYLLFSLIDSPLVVTSANISDEPIVKDEENIKRFTQKVLYYDREIIRSCDDSVVVSVDKKPLFYRLSRGYAPKSFFVDKKLPSILAVGARQKNTIALSFANSIILSPHIGDIKNIQSYEYFLQVIEDFKTIYDFSPEVVICDKHPGYETTQYAKSLDITTIEMQHHLAHIYAAKAEMELTHHPLSQNLFLGFSWDGTGYGDDGKVWGGEVFVGDERKYHFDYLKIAGGEKAIKDIRLIAWSLLKKYGFEIEDKLFHLAYEKNINCFETSSVGRLFDAVAFLAGLCTYQEYEGYTGLLVEKAYQAREDQYEFYIHDGIITIDFLSLIKDKKADIPTKFLNTLTAIVVEIAKREKLPVILSGGVFQNKTLLENTIKKLQQNSIPYFFPIQIPINDGGISLGQLWYALENYK is encoded by the coding sequence ATGAGAATATTTGTCAAAGGGATCGTCCAAGGAGTGGGCTTTCGTCCCTTTGTCTACAAACTGGCCAATGAACTTGGACTCACAGGATTCATCCGTAACTGCAGCGATGGTGTAGAGATTGTTATAGAGGGTAAGAATGAGGAGCTTTTTCTAGAGCATCTTCAATCAAAACTTCCACCACTTGCCAAAATCTTTTCGTTGCATATCCAAAATACTCCAAAACAAAATTTCCAACAATTTACTATTATACAAAGCCAAGAGGGGCAAAAAGAGACTTTTTTATCCCCAGATATCTCTATTTGTGATGCGTGTTTACAAGATCTTTTTGATCCTCAAAGCAGACGTTACCGTTATCCTCTCATAAACTGCACCAATTGCGGTCCAAGATTTACTATCATAAAAGATCTTCCCTATGACCGAAAGAACACATCCATGGCCAAGTTTCCTATGTGCCAAGAGTGTCAAAAGGAGTACAATGATCCAAATAGTCGCTTTTTTCATGCACAACCGATTGGATGTAACAGTTGTGGTCCTAAACTCTTTTATGAATCATCGAGCGGATATGAAGCAATCGAAGCAGTTGCAAAGGATATTCTAATTGGCAATATTGTTGCTATCAAAGGAGTAGGGGGATACCATCTTGTCTGTTTGCCAAAATCTGCTCACAAACTCCGACAAATCAAAAAAAGACCTAAAAAACCGTTTGCTCTTATGTTTAAATCGATCGGGAAAATAAAAGAGGTCTGTCATATTAATGAATATGAAGAAAATCTTATTACATCCAAAGAGCGCCCTATTGTCATCGTCAAAGCAAAAAAATGTTTTAAAGATGTAGCGCCTGATATCGATAGGCTTGGCGTTTTTTTACCCTATTCACCTATTTACTATCTCCTTTTTTCTTTAATTGATTCGCCTCTTGTGGTCACAAGTGCAAATATTTCGGATGAGCCAATTGTTAAAGATGAAGAGAATATTAAAAGATTTACACAAAAGGTTTTATATTACGATCGAGAGATTATTCGAAGTTGCGATGATAGCGTAGTAGTCAGCGTAGATAAAAAACCTCTTTTTTACAGACTCTCTCGTGGATATGCTCCTAAAAGCTTTTTTGTTGATAAGAAACTTCCTTCCATCTTAGCTGTAGGTGCACGTCAGAAAAACACCATTGCTCTTAGTTTTGCAAACAGTATAATTCTTTCTCCTCACATAGGAGATATTAAAAATATTCAAAGTTATGAGTATTTTTTACAAGTGATTGAAGATTTTAAAACGATATACGATTTTTCACCGGAAGTTGTCATATGCGACAAACACCCGGGATATGAGACGACGCAATATGCAAAATCTTTGGATATTACAACTATCGAGATGCAACACCATTTGGCTCATATCTATGCTGCGAAGGCAGAGATGGAGCTTACACATCATCCTCTGTCACAAAATCTCTTTTTGGGCTTTAGCTGGGATGGAACCGGATATGGTGATGATGGAAAAGTGTGGGGAGGGGAGGTATTTGTAGGTGATGAAAGAAAATACCATTTTGACTATCTAAAGATTGCTGGTGGCGAAAAGGCTATTAAAGATATCAGGCTTATTGCTTGGAGTTTATTAAAAAAATATGGTTTTGAAATAGAAGACAAGCTCTTTCATCTTGCTTATGAAAAAAATATCAACTGCTTTGAAACGAGCTCCGTTGGAAGACTCTTTGATGCGGTTGCTTTTCTTGCAGGGCTTTGTACATACCAAGAGTATGAAGGCTATACTGGACTCTTGGTAGAAAAAGCATATCAGGCCAGAGAGGATCAATATGAGTTTTATATTCACGATGGAATCATTACAATAGATTTTCTATCCCTCATCAAGGATAAAAAAGCAGATATTCCTACGAAATTTTTAAATACTCTCACTGCAATTGTTGTCGAAATTGCAAAAAGAGAAAAACTCCCAGTTATTTTAAGTGGAGGCGTCTTTCAAAACAAAACGTTACTGGAAAATACGATCAAAAAACTGCAACAAAACAGCATCCCATACTTCTTTCCAATACAAATCCCTATAAATGATGGGGGAATCAGCCTAGGGCAACTCTGGTATGCTCTCGAAAACTATAAATGA
- a CDS encoding HyaD/HybD family hydrogenase maturation endopeptidase — MKTAIIGIGNILFMDEGIGVYASKYLEENFVFDEDVEIVDGGTLGFKLMRYYQEYDKVIIMDTVSIEDTPGSIYNLPSEVLLGLGEYRKTAHEVEVVEMLEICSMLESIAQVNIIGIVPKDIESVGIGLTDTMRKSFDHYIQTLLQELERSGIQYQKRASKTVDSIIYEYANPSMKEYNDLTV; from the coding sequence TTGAAAACGGCAATTATAGGTATTGGCAATATTTTGTTTATGGATGAGGGTATTGGAGTGTACGCTTCAAAATATCTCGAGGAAAATTTTGTTTTTGATGAGGATGTTGAAATCGTCGATGGGGGGACACTGGGATTTAAACTTATGCGCTACTATCAAGAGTATGATAAAGTGATTATAATGGATACGGTCTCCATCGAGGATACTCCAGGCTCCATATACAATCTCCCAAGCGAGGTTTTACTGGGGCTTGGAGAGTATAGAAAAACTGCGCATGAGGTGGAAGTTGTAGAGATGCTTGAGATTTGTAGCATGCTTGAATCTATTGCACAAGTAAACATCATAGGCATTGTGCCAAAAGATATCGAAAGTGTAGGTATTGGTTTAACCGATACCATGCGAAAATCTTTCGATCACTACATACAAACGCTTTTACAAGAGCTAGAAAGAAGCGGTATTCAATATCAAAAAAGAGCCAGTAAAACAGTTGACTCGATTATCTATGAGTATGCAAACCCCTCAATGAAAGAGTACAATGACCTTACGGTTTGA
- a CDS encoding cytochrome b/b6 domain-containing protein yields MKKQKYQKVKRMTLFMRLNHWVVALCMVAAVITGLYIGHPYYQTLISEPAVQKFVMAWNRWIHFYAAIIFDVSSIVIAYLYFFSRFEKPVKRLIPNAQNIKEFWEVFINLITLNRVKRFDSSHEDSFHVVYFTIFHLLLAWMLLTGLQLYVHGLESGMSSIGSWWPWMLHLVTDWTVPVCGGTKMDVRYVHHLTMYFILVWIIFHIYYVVWRTIFWREGDIAIVFSGYKFKRG; encoded by the coding sequence ATGAAAAAACAAAAGTATCAAAAAGTTAAAAGAATGACGCTCTTTATGCGTCTCAATCACTGGGTAGTGGCTCTGTGTATGGTAGCGGCAGTCATCACTGGCCTTTATATCGGCCATCCCTATTATCAAACACTGATCAGTGAACCGGCAGTACAAAAGTTTGTAATGGCATGGAATAGGTGGATTCACTTTTATGCGGCAATCATCTTTGATGTAAGCTCTATCGTCATTGCATATCTCTATTTTTTCAGCAGATTTGAAAAACCTGTTAAAAGACTCATTCCTAACGCTCAAAACATAAAAGAGTTTTGGGAGGTTTTTATCAATCTCATCACCCTCAATCGTGTAAAAAGATTTGACAGCAGTCATGAAGATAGTTTTCATGTGGTCTATTTCACTATTTTTCATCTACTTTTAGCCTGGATGCTCCTAACGGGACTTCAACTCTATGTACATGGTCTGGAATCTGGAATGAGTAGTATAGGATCCTGGTGGCCATGGATGCTTCATTTGGTCACTGATTGGACAGTACCTGTCTGTGGAGGTACGAAAATGGATGTGCGGTATGTGCATCATTTGACAATGTATTTTATTTTGGTTTGGATCATATTTCATATCTACTATGTGGTATGGAGAACGATCTTTTGGAGAGAGGGAGATATCGCTATAGTATTTAGCGGATACAAATTCAAAAGAGGTTGA
- a CDS encoding nickel-dependent hydrogenase large subunit, whose translation MGTKHIVVDPITRIEGHLRIEAVINENNTIVDAYSSSTMFRGIEEILKGRDPRDCGLLAMRICGVCTGTHYQRSIEAVEHAFGVTIPKNARLVRNLIQGALYLHDHVVHFYHLHALDWVDITKALEADPTKTVNEAKKWANAAGTTPYVADSAKFKEVQDRLKKFVKQGRLGLFAKGYWGNPHYKLTPEQNLLAVTHYLQALDLQRDAAKMMAIFGGKNPHPQSIVVGGVTCVQDIQNPARIALYKDLLKGFTRFIKGAYLPDIYMAGTMYGDEALDGTGAGLKNYLVYGGFRLQDNGFYKSELLFPSGLVIDGKYQEFDQEKVAEDVTHSWYNGDKPLHPFDGQTIPNYTGFGKKEKGIAYLDTKGKYSWIKSPIYDDTRVEVGPLARMVVGYVKGDKRISEYVNKFLKNANLPAKVLFSTVGRTAARAIETEMMADIMFNWVDELAANVAAGDLSTWTEFDFDYVSKDAKGYGLEEAPRGALGHWVKIKDGKVENYQAVVPSTWNAAPRDYKNRMGAYEASLIGTKVAKPEEPLEILRTIHSFDPCIACAVHIVDTKGKSLGEFKVNTSCSI comes from the coding sequence ATGGGTACTAAACATATTGTCGTTGATCCTATAACAAGAATAGAAGGGCACTTGCGTATTGAAGCTGTTATCAATGAGAATAATACAATAGTAGACGCTTATAGCTCTTCAACAATGTTTCGAGGAATTGAAGAGATTTTAAAAGGGCGCGATCCAAGAGACTGTGGTTTACTTGCTATGCGAATATGCGGGGTATGTACAGGAACGCATTATCAAAGAAGTATCGAGGCAGTAGAGCACGCTTTTGGTGTGACCATTCCAAAAAACGCGAGGCTTGTAAGAAACCTTATCCAAGGGGCACTCTATCTACATGACCATGTGGTGCACTTTTACCATCTTCATGCCCTTGACTGGGTCGATATCACAAAAGCATTGGAAGCTGATCCAACCAAGACAGTAAATGAAGCAAAAAAATGGGCAAATGCTGCTGGAACCACTCCATATGTTGCAGATAGTGCAAAGTTTAAGGAGGTGCAAGATCGACTCAAAAAATTTGTCAAACAGGGTCGGCTAGGTCTTTTTGCCAAAGGATACTGGGGCAATCCCCACTATAAACTAACTCCTGAGCAAAATCTCTTGGCAGTTACGCATTATCTGCAAGCTCTTGATTTGCAAAGAGACGCTGCAAAGATGATGGCTATTTTTGGTGGAAAAAACCCACACCCACAAAGTATTGTAGTTGGTGGGGTAACATGTGTACAAGATATTCAAAATCCTGCGCGAATTGCTCTGTATAAAGACTTGCTTAAAGGTTTCACTCGATTTATCAAAGGCGCATACCTTCCTGATATCTATATGGCTGGAACGATGTATGGTGATGAAGCACTCGATGGAACAGGAGCAGGACTTAAGAACTATCTTGTCTATGGAGGATTTAGACTACAAGACAATGGATTTTATAAATCTGAGCTTCTTTTCCCAAGTGGACTTGTGATTGATGGAAAATATCAAGAGTTTGATCAAGAAAAAGTGGCTGAAGATGTGACGCACTCTTGGTATAATGGCGATAAGCCGCTTCATCCTTTTGATGGGCAAACTATTCCAAACTATACAGGATTTGGTAAAAAGGAAAAAGGAATTGCCTATCTTGATACCAAAGGAAAATATTCTTGGATAAAATCACCTATATATGATGATACAAGGGTGGAGGTTGGTCCGCTTGCAAGAATGGTTGTAGGATATGTAAAAGGAGATAAAAGAATCAGCGAATATGTCAATAAATTCTTAAAAAATGCAAATCTTCCTGCAAAAGTGCTCTTCTCAACCGTTGGTCGAACTGCAGCAAGAGCGATTGAGACTGAAATGATGGCAGATATTATGTTTAATTGGGTTGATGAGCTTGCAGCCAATGTTGCAGCAGGAGACCTTTCAACATGGACAGAATTTGATTTTGATTATGTAAGTAAAGATGCTAAAGGGTATGGTCTTGAAGAAGCTCCAAGGGGTGCACTTGGTCACTGGGTAAAAATCAAAGATGGAAAAGTGGAAAACTATCAAGCGGTTGTGCCATCCACTTGGAATGCTGCGCCAAGAGACTATAAAAATAGAATGGGAGCTTATGAAGCAAGCTTAATCGGTACAAAAGTGGCAAAACCTGAGGAACCGTTGGAGATTTTAAGAACCATTCACAGCTTTGATCCATGTATTGCATGTGCAGTTCATATCGTAGATACAAAGGGGAAAAGCCTAGGTGAATTCAAAGTGAACACCTCTTGCTCAATTTAA
- a CDS encoding hydrogenase small subunit has product MNREHLRSLFTTKSARVETNRGEAYYARLYEQCKARLEELKKIEPLRKISIKEILEDEGVSRRDFLKWASATTAMLMLPSSFTPLVAEAAELMTRVPVIWIELQDCAGNSEAFIRSDGPKVDDIILEIISLEFQETLMAAAGHQAEAQLEDAMEHFKGKYLLFVEGAIPVGPGREWCTIGASGETFEEHLKRVAKDAAAIVAVGTCATFGGVPAAAPNPTGAVGVMDIVNDKPIINIPACPANPANMVGVILHYVLTGQIPELDSLLRPKFAFGYRIHDNCERRAHFDAGEFVEEWGDEGAKNNFCLYKMGCKGPMTFNNCSIVRYNESVNWPIGSGHGCIGCSEPGFWDKYAYERPMADANIKMAPGGGVEKSVDEFGLGLLTAAGVGIAIHAAASAIAGKKSEGEE; this is encoded by the coding sequence ATGAATAGAGAACACCTTCGCTCGCTCTTTACAACTAAGAGTGCCCGGGTTGAGACAAACAGAGGTGAAGCCTACTATGCAAGACTCTATGAGCAATGCAAAGCAAGACTTGAAGAGCTTAAAAAAATTGAGCCACTTCGAAAAATCTCTATTAAAGAGATTTTGGAAGATGAGGGCGTTTCTAGAAGAGATTTTTTAAAATGGGCTAGTGCAACTACTGCAATGCTAATGCTTCCTAGCTCTTTTACCCCTCTTGTAGCAGAAGCTGCTGAACTTATGACGAGAGTACCTGTAATTTGGATAGAACTGCAAGATTGTGCCGGTAACTCGGAAGCTTTTATACGAAGTGATGGACCTAAGGTGGACGATATCATTCTAGAAATTATCTCACTAGAATTTCAAGAGACACTTATGGCTGCAGCTGGACATCAAGCAGAAGCGCAGCTTGAAGATGCGATGGAACATTTTAAAGGAAAATATCTTCTTTTTGTTGAAGGCGCTATTCCGGTAGGTCCTGGTAGGGAGTGGTGTACGATTGGGGCAAGTGGTGAAACTTTTGAAGAGCACCTAAAAAGAGTAGCCAAAGATGCAGCAGCGATAGTTGCAGTTGGAACATGTGCAACTTTTGGTGGTGTTCCAGCAGCTGCTCCAAATCCAACCGGTGCAGTGGGCGTCATGGATATCGTTAATGACAAACCAATCATCAATATTCCAGCATGTCCAGCAAATCCTGCAAATATGGTCGGAGTAATCTTACACTATGTACTTACTGGTCAAATTCCAGAGCTCGATTCACTGCTTCGACCAAAATTTGCTTTTGGATACAGAATCCACGATAACTGTGAAAGAAGGGCGCACTTTGATGCAGGAGAGTTCGTCGAAGAGTGGGGCGATGAAGGTGCGAAAAACAACTTCTGCCTTTACAAAATGGGATGTAAAGGTCCTATGACATTCAACAACTGTTCGATTGTTCGCTATAACGAATCCGTAAACTGGCCAATTGGTTCAGGACATGGATGTATAGGGTGCAGCGAGCCTGGATTTTGGGACAAATATGCATACGAACGACCAATGGCAGACGCAAATATAAAAATGGCTCCTGGTGGGGGAGTTGAAAAGAGTGTGGATGAGTTTGGACTGGGTCTTTTGACTGCTGCTGGTGTGGGCATTGCAATTCATGCGGCAGCAAGTGCAATTGCAGGTAAGAAAAGTGAAGGAGAAGAGTAA
- a CDS encoding nickel-dependent hydrogenase large subunit yields MRIELLEKIEGEAFLKFQKDKKIITDVKVIFPHYRGIEEILRGRNPWDALVINPRICGICGHAHLQATAMVLESIFQITITQKAQKIREITRFCEIIQNHIKWFYLVIFHELGILYDFTKVHHLIITINKLLALFSGQWPHSSYCVIGGVTCDPTSFEIYQAKTLIRQIKDQFIQLIGELHDPLNLTNDLQKLYHTLQEKELLLVGKSHDRFITFSQDSHVSNIKLLHGQKRKTKLTLIEENEQKRSYAKNVTYNGKYYETGPLARLMQQTDPFIRYFHRRFKDSITTRIIARIYEVSLLIEKIIDHLATIDLSQPSVVESKMQDGTAIISIEAARGSLIHQATIHQGKIETYNIITPTQWNLSNGTSQNPSVIQKAIIGTSDEKIANLIFRSFDICSVCTTH; encoded by the coding sequence ATGAGAATTGAACTTTTGGAAAAGATAGAAGGTGAAGCTTTTTTAAAATTCCAAAAAGATAAAAAGATTATTACTGATGTAAAAGTCATTTTTCCCCATTATAGAGGAATTGAAGAGATTTTACGAGGACGAAATCCATGGGATGCACTTGTGATTAATCCTAGAATTTGTGGAATTTGCGGACATGCCCATCTACAAGCAACTGCCATGGTTTTAGAATCTATTTTTCAAATTACTATCACTCAAAAAGCCCAAAAAATTAGAGAGATTACAAGATTTTGCGAAATTATACAAAATCATATCAAATGGTTCTACCTTGTCATTTTTCATGAGCTTGGTATCCTATACGATTTTACAAAAGTACATCATCTTATTATTACGATCAACAAACTTTTAGCACTCTTTAGCGGGCAGTGGCCTCACTCATCCTATTGCGTAATTGGAGGAGTAACATGCGATCCTACCTCTTTTGAAATCTATCAAGCAAAAACGCTCATTCGACAGATCAAAGATCAATTCATACAACTTATTGGAGAGTTACATGATCCCCTCAATCTCACCAATGATTTGCAAAAACTCTATCATACACTTCAAGAAAAAGAGCTGCTCTTGGTTGGGAAGAGTCATGATCGTTTCATTACCTTTTCCCAAGACTCTCATGTATCAAATATTAAACTGCTACATGGACAAAAAAGAAAGACAAAGCTCACACTCATAGAAGAAAATGAGCAAAAAAGAAGTTATGCAAAAAATGTTACATACAACGGTAAATATTATGAAACCGGACCACTTGCCAGACTCATGCAGCAAACTGACCCATTTATTCGCTATTTTCATAGAAGATTCAAAGACAGCATCACTACAAGAATCATTGCTAGAATTTATGAAGTTTCCCTCCTTATAGAAAAAATTATCGATCATTTAGCAACGATCGATCTTTCTCAGCCAAGTGTCGTTGAATCCAAAATGCAAGATGGTACAGCAATCATAAGCATCGAAGCAGCTCGTGGTTCATTGATTCATCAAGCAACTATCCATCAAGGAAAAATTGAAACCTATAACATCATTACTCCCACTCAGTGGAATCTTTCCAATGGAACTTCCCAAAATCCTTCTGTCATACAAAAAGCAATCATTGGTACTTCAGATGAAAAGATTGCAAATCTCATTTTTCGAAGCTTTGATATATGTAGCGTTTGTACAACGCACTGA
- a CDS encoding hydrogenase, which yields MKAKIIWLQGVTCNGNSHSFLNLPSLASLLQQFEFLYHPLFPSPLQLMDLHTADFDILVVEGGLKQGWKKGDKDLYELFFHLAQKAKKIVAVGSCAVFGGVFKEFDPTITGVLFDKTKKSKLYEHFFNKTVNIPGCPAHPEWIAFAIENDSFSLDEYHRPKEIFAFTVHSGCTRNEYFEWKVDAKSFGTKEGCLFYEQGCQAPFTHGSCNRILWNEINSKTRSGTPCFGCTEPTFPKTGLFHTKTYMGIPANMPLGVPKRAYLTITGIAKSFQIPRLTRKLIDEN from the coding sequence ATGAAAGCTAAAATAATATGGCTGCAAGGAGTTACCTGCAACGGCAACTCCCACTCATTTCTCAATCTACCTTCTCTAGCTTCGCTACTGCAACAGTTTGAATTCTTGTACCATCCTCTTTTTCCATCACCACTGCAACTTATGGATCTACATACAGCCGATTTTGATATTTTAGTTGTTGAGGGTGGCTTAAAACAGGGGTGGAAAAAAGGAGATAAAGATCTTTATGAACTCTTTTTTCATTTGGCACAAAAAGCAAAAAAAATCGTTGCGGTAGGAAGCTGCGCAGTATTTGGAGGAGTCTTTAAAGAGTTTGACCCAACAATTACTGGAGTCTTATTTGATAAAACCAAAAAAAGTAAACTATATGAACACTTTTTTAATAAAACCGTCAATATTCCAGGCTGCCCGGCTCATCCGGAATGGATCGCTTTTGCAATTGAAAATGACTCTTTTTCCTTAGATGAATACCATAGGCCAAAAGAGATTTTTGCCTTTACTGTCCATAGCGGCTGCACAAGAAACGAATATTTTGAATGGAAAGTAGATGCAAAATCCTTTGGAACAAAAGAGGGATGCCTGTTTTACGAGCAAGGATGCCAAGCTCCTTTTACACACGGTAGCTGCAATAGGATCTTATGGAATGAGATAAATTCCAAAACTAGGTCTGGAACGCCCTGTTTTGGTTGTACTGAGCCAACTTTTCCAAAAACCGGACTTTTCCATACAAAAACCTATATGGGGATTCCGGCCAATATGCCTTTAGGAGTTCCCAAAAGAGCCTATCTTACAATCACTGGTATAGCAAAAAGTTTTCAGATTCCAAGACTTACCAGAAAGCTCATCGATGAGAATTGA